One Zeugodacus cucurbitae isolate PBARC_wt_2022May chromosome 3, idZeuCucr1.2, whole genome shotgun sequence genomic region harbors:
- the LOC105219469 gene encoding uncharacterized protein LOC105219469: protein MWLAAYKRTIICWSTLFIVALLMQRVTGGPPKTCPIYCNCNSVDNLNHADCSGKRLISPNSAVPFEVQSLDLSYNDITILDNNCFEDYVYLFNITIAHNAIHTIFLDVFAPLKRIRAIDLSHNRLETIDPRLFESNRRLHTLNLAGNKFLSLPNEPLLHSKSLRKLNLADAQINVLLPEHYSGIPQLQELDLAHNLIITIDQFAAQPPKRLLVLNLDENNLNCDQTLQTAMQQLKARNVQVDYSYCQVVGADSSDNDLNKFERIELMEGHRVKENEGKAELGIVEDDVGDSQENFDEAIRSGDLSGWHFPLTSVEDTDGYTDFDVTENEESGNTSTATYNKKTTNEICLRWCQQYGNNTFTKHSSNDAIDFNTKLYTDFDLLFVFICGIAVGIALTIFIGSCIICIWRCSSLKARHVHVENPYDVPYAIAPQSRQPSIPSAPPSSYAAVDAIRRPSARETEPTQELLPVVYPQPPRRRQRRTASTQRAVVRRDQLARPGSDNFISRLFGRPARHQYYRTINENTATLIRRLSRSNLFNNRLSQHFGERDREHNTVSSAPNTPPVSPDGAIISNLDSELESLATATRTPHRRRPETPPPLYSEIVAKDSNHSS from the exons ATGTGGCTTGCCGCGTATAAAAGAACTATAATATGCTGGTCAACACTTTTCATTGTTGCACTGCTGATGCAACGGGTTACAGGTGGACCACCAAAAACGTGTCCAATATACTGCAATTGTAATTCAGTGGATAACCTCAATCATGCGGACTGCAG CGGTAAACGTTTGATAAGTCCAAATTCTGCGGTGCCATTTGAGGTTCAATCGTTAGATTTAAGCTATAACGACATCACTATACTAGACAATAATTGCTTTGAG gACTATGTCTACCTATTTAACATAACCATCGCTCACAATGCCATACACACTATCTTTCTGGATGTATTTGCGCCTTTGAAGCGCATACGCGCCATTGATCTCTCCCACAATCGTCTCGAAACCATTGACCCAAGACTTTTCGAATCGAACCGTAGATTGCATACACTCAACTTGGCGGGCAACAAGTTCTTGTCGCTTCCCAACGAGCCCCTGTTACACAGCAAGTCGCTGCGCAAGCTCAATTTAGCTGATGCACAGATAAATGTGCTGCTGCCTGAGCACTACAGCGGTATCCCGCAATTGCAGGAGCTCGATTTGGCGCATAATCTCATCATCACCATTGATCAGTTTGCGGCCCAACCACCAAAGCGCCTGCTGGTGCTTAATTTAGATGAGAATAATTTGAACTGCGATCAAACACTGCAAACGGCAATGCAGCAGTTGAAGGCGAGAAACGTACAAGTCGACTATAGTTACTGTCAAGTAGTTGGTGCAGACTCCAGTGATAACGATCTCAACAAGTTTGAGCGAATCGAACTGATGGAGGGTCATAGGGTTAAAGAAAATGAAGGCAAAGCTGAGTTGGGCATTGTGGAAGATGATGTCGGTGATTCACAAGAGAATTTCGATGAAGCCATTCGGAGTGGAGATCTCTCAGGCTGGCACTTTCCACTTACATCAGTTGAGGATACAGATGGTTACACCGATTTCGATGTGACGGAAAATGAAGAGAGTGGTAATACATCTACTGCTACGTACAACAAGAAAACCACGAATGAAATATGTCTTCGTTGGTGTCAACAATATGGAAATAACACATTTACGAAGCATTCTTCCAATGACGCCATCGATTTCAACACGAAACTCTACACTGACTTCGATCTACTATTTGTCTTCATTTGTGGCATTGCGGTTGGCATTGCGCTAACCATCTTTATTGGCAGCTGTATCATATGCATTTGGCGTTGTTCTTCTTTAAAAGCCAGACATGTGCATGTTGAAAATCCTTATGATGTACCCTACGCTATAGCACCACAATCTCGCCAACCATCAATCCCATCAGCACCACCGTCTTCGTATGCAGCAGTAGATGCGATTAGAAGACCTTCAGCACGTGAAACTGAACCAACGCAAGAACTACTTCCAGTGGTATATCCACAGCCTCCACGGAGACGTCAGCGTCGCACCGCATCTACACAACGCGCTGTGGTACGCCGTGACCAACTTGCTCGTCCCGGCAGTGATAATTTCATTTCACGTCTCTTCGGCCGACCAGCACGTCATCAATATTATCGCACCATCAATGAGAACACAGCGACTTTAATACGTCGCTTGAGCCGCAGCAATCTTTTCAATAATCGCCTGAGCCAACATTTTGGTGAACGGGACCGAGAACACAACACCGTAAGCTCTGCGCCGAACACACCACCAGTTAGTCCAGATGGCGCTATTATATCAAATTTAGATAGCGAGTTGGAGAGTTTGGCCACAGCAACGAGAACTCCTCATCGCCGTCGTCCGGAAACGCCTCCACCTTTGTATAGCGAAATAGTTGCGAAGGATTCTAATCACAGCAGTTGA